The nucleotide window ATACCGGATACAAATCCATCAATCAAGATCTATTTGAGGACTATGGGCAAACATCGACAGCCGGCAATTCTTCAACGTTGTTGCCTGACAATTCCATTGCCACTATGTTCAGTGAACGCGGGGCTGTCTGGGCATTCTTAAGTATTTTCCTGATTGGACTGGCGCTTAATCTAACCCCTTGTGTGTATCCCATGCTCTCGGTCACCGTGTCGCTGTTTGGCGGACGTGCTGATCAACAAATAAGTGCATATCAGTCTTTTACAAAGGCTTTAATTTACATATTGGGCATTGTCTTTATGTACAGCGTACTGGGGGTAGCGGCTGCCTACACGGGCAGTCTGTTTGGAAGCTGGCTACAAAGTTCAGTCGTTTTGGCTGCAGTGGGGGGAATTCTGCTGGCTATGGCATTGAGTATGTTCGGACTTTATGAGTTGCAGCCACCACAATGGGTATTGCAAAAGCTGGGTGGATCCCAACGGTCTGTAGGGCCTGTAGGTCTTTTTCTTTCTGGGGTAATGGTAGGTATTTTTGCAGCCCCCTGCATCGGACCACCAGTAATCGCCCTGCTGACATTTGTAGGTGCCCAAGGTAACCCATTGTTTGGCTTTTTTACCTTCTTTGTGATGGCATTCGGTCTTGGGCTTCCGTATCTCGTCCTCGGTACCTTCAGCAGTCTACTGTCCAAACTTCCGAAATCCGGGGAATGGATGGTGTGGGTCAAAAAGGTATTTGGAGTAGTTTTGATCGGCGCTGCCCTGTTTTTCCTTGCTCTGGCCTGGTTTCCTCAATACGTACTGTATATCCTCCCCCCGACACTTATCCTGGGTGGCATCTACCTCGGATTTATGGAATCCTCCGGACAAAACCTTAAAACATTTAACCGCGTTAAACGAATAGTGGGTGTTGCCGGTATAATTGGTGGTGTTCTATTCACTATGAATCTGACAAAACCAACAGTTCAATGGGAATCATATCATCCCGATAAACTGGAAAAAGCGGCCCAGGCAGGAACACCCGTAGTACTCGATTTTTATGCTGACTGGTGCGTGCCATGCCTGGAGT belongs to Fodinibius sp. Rm-B-1B1-1 and includes:
- a CDS encoding protein-disulfide reductase DsbD family protein, which produces MNIQKNLVPLLFTFLLSSIGPLLQAQPVGSTGKVSTEVKLSQNVIPAGDSMAVAVEMNIDDTWHVNAQKPTLDYLIGTELSLDSLSGFSMSGIQYPDSERFTFAFADEPIDVYQGNAPIFFTLTTTPDISPGSYTITGTLRVQACNDNSCLPPSTLDISIPVEVAAANTGYKSINQDLFEDYGQTSTAGNSSTLLPDNSIATMFSERGAVWAFLSIFLIGLALNLTPCVYPMLSVTVSLFGGRADQQISAYQSFTKALIYILGIVFMYSVLGVAAAYTGSLFGSWLQSSVVLAAVGGILLAMALSMFGLYELQPPQWVLQKLGGSQRSVGPVGLFLSGVMVGIFAAPCIGPPVIALLTFVGAQGNPLFGFFTFFVMAFGLGLPYLVLGTFSSLLSKLPKSGEWMVWVKKVFGVVLIGAALFFLALAWFPQYVLYILPPTLILGGIYLGFMESSGQNLKTFNRVKRIVGVAGIIGGVLFTMNLTKPTVQWESYHPDKLEKAAQAGTPVVLDFYADWCVPCLELDRITFTNEEVISALQSYRTIKVDLTDYESPEAEAIRKKFGVAGVPTIIFLNKNGIEIKESRVVGFVGAKEFLKRIPE